In a genomic window of Saccharothrix sp. HUAS TT1:
- a CDS encoding peptidoglycan recognition family protein, which yields MDIDIIRRGQWRARHRNGFGPAPVPWEENWAHHSVTLAPNIEWIDVDGDGVEDDEAAAMRQLEQIGQDRFAGGISYTAAIPPSGRIYEGHGVDRQGAHTGGRNDIARAIVFIGNYDVHPLTEAQIDSAARLLAYWYLRGWCRWPAFDGGHQQAPNQIATACPGRYVLAAIPEINRRAALYAAGQNPKEDELDSRERNALLGLEDVFKPGGVLRIVLEEILKRLIGIQFAVGTAEMATATKDAPAGIHIGTLVADIWRRGVAEVDEGELADAMKARGMGTVDPAAVKAAMAEVLTRGTDALSDNHQNQEAPTA from the coding sequence GTGGACATCGACATCATCCGGCGCGGCCAGTGGAGAGCCCGCCACCGCAACGGGTTCGGCCCCGCGCCAGTGCCGTGGGAGGAGAACTGGGCTCACCACTCGGTGACGCTCGCGCCGAACATCGAGTGGATCGACGTCGACGGCGACGGCGTGGAGGACGACGAGGCCGCCGCCATGCGGCAGTTGGAGCAGATCGGCCAGGACCGATTCGCCGGCGGCATCTCCTACACCGCCGCCATCCCCCCGTCGGGCCGGATCTACGAGGGCCACGGCGTCGACCGCCAGGGCGCCCACACCGGCGGCCGGAACGACATCGCCCGCGCCATCGTGTTCATCGGCAACTACGACGTGCACCCGCTGACCGAGGCGCAGATCGACTCCGCCGCGCGGTTGCTCGCCTACTGGTACCTGCGCGGCTGGTGCCGCTGGCCCGCGTTCGACGGCGGCCACCAGCAGGCGCCGAACCAGATCGCCACCGCGTGCCCCGGCCGGTACGTGCTGGCCGCCATCCCCGAGATCAACCGCCGTGCCGCGCTGTACGCGGCTGGGCAGAACCCGAAGGAGGACGAGTTGGACAGCAGGGAGCGCAACGCGCTGCTGGGCCTGGAGGACGTCTTCAAGCCCGGCGGTGTCCTCCGCATCGTGCTGGAGGAGATCCTGAAGCGGCTCATCGGCATCCAGTTCGCCGTGGGCACCGCCGAGATGGCCACCGCCACCAAGGACGCGCCGGCGGGAATCCACATCGGCACGCTGGTCGCCGACATCTGGCGGCGCGGCGTCGCCGAGGTGGACGAGGGCGAGCTGGCCGACGCCATGAAGGCGCGCGGCATGGGCACGGTCGACCCGGCCGCGGTCAAGGCGGCGATGGCCGAGGTGCTGACCCGCGGCACCGACGCCCTGTCCGACAACCACCAGAACCAGGAGGCACCCACCGCATGA
- a CDS encoding helix-turn-helix domain-containing protein, whose protein sequence is MVRSTPKAMALGAMIKAARERVSPRLSQRALEKRLGLGVGQVSRIESGERPPDPELTDTILTALGVTGPDRDRALALAQDDPGADGGGSAWLAVGIPAQRDQLDALLQIEQQSIQITEVSPLVVPGLLQVGSYTRSIMRSGGVPESSIETRVAIRMGRRDVLTRANPVRFTAFVGDQVLRQQFGGPDVMREQLEHLLKMAALPNVDLRFFDLDQHWHAGHAGAFTVLQLTNSKSVIHLEFQASGLFVEQPEQVEAFTSAVEKVTEVSASADQTSALITDALRHIE, encoded by the coding sequence ATGGTCCGCAGCACCCCGAAAGCGATGGCACTCGGTGCCATGATCAAGGCGGCACGCGAGCGCGTGTCGCCGCGACTGAGCCAGCGCGCCCTGGAGAAGAGGCTTGGCCTCGGCGTCGGTCAGGTGTCGCGGATCGAGAGCGGCGAACGCCCACCGGACCCCGAGCTGACCGACACCATCCTGACCGCGCTCGGCGTGACCGGCCCGGACCGGGACCGGGCGCTGGCTCTCGCGCAAGACGACCCCGGCGCCGACGGTGGCGGCTCGGCCTGGCTTGCCGTGGGCATCCCGGCCCAGCGCGATCAGCTCGACGCGCTGCTGCAGATCGAACAGCAGTCGATCCAGATCACCGAGGTGAGCCCGCTGGTCGTACCCGGCCTGCTGCAGGTGGGCTCCTACACCCGCAGCATCATGCGGTCGGGCGGCGTGCCGGAGTCCAGCATCGAGACTCGCGTGGCCATCAGGATGGGCAGACGCGACGTTCTCACCCGCGCGAACCCGGTGCGATTCACGGCATTCGTCGGCGACCAGGTGTTGCGACAGCAGTTCGGCGGACCCGACGTGATGCGCGAGCAGCTGGAACATCTACTCAAGATGGCCGCATTGCCGAACGTCGATCTCCGCTTCTTCGATCTCGATCAGCATTGGCACGCGGGCCATGCCGGTGCCTTCACAGTCCTTCAACTGACCAACTCGAAATCCGTTATTCACCTGGAATTTCAGGCATCCGGCCTGTTTGTTGAACAGCCGGAGCAGGTCGAGGCGTTCACCTCGGCCGTGGAAAAGGTGACGGAAGTGTCGGCGAGTGCGGACCAGACCTCCGCTCTCATCACCGATGCGCTCCGGCACATCGAGTGA
- a CDS encoding DUF397 domain-containing protein codes for MLVNAPHWRKASYSGTETNCVEVRADLAAIRDSKDRGGPALRFEGDALRRFVAAARAS; via the coding sequence ATGCTAGTGAACGCACCACATTGGAGGAAGGCGAGCTACAGCGGCACGGAGACGAACTGCGTCGAGGTGCGTGCCGACCTGGCCGCAATCCGCGACTCTAAGGATCGTGGCGGTCCAGCGCTGCGGTTCGAGGGGGACGCGCTGCGTCGGTTCGTGGCGGCGGCCAGGGCGAGCTGA
- a CDS encoding carbohydrate binding domain-containing protein, whose translation MRARSRRLTALVAALGLAGATWAAPTGAADDRTTTPGPTASAAEANTTTVFYRLPAGWSAANVHYQPRNGPWTAVPGERMEPAACAGWARRTVALGGATGLVAVFNNGSGTWDNNTGRNYSLGTGNVTVAAGVTGVGDPCGAPGPDPDPDPTNHAEVYYSTKARNWTGARIHYQPAGGTWTAVPGVVMEQVCPDWARASIDLGAATGLKAAFNNGSGQWDNNNGADYALGVGRSTVKDGVVTPNAADPCGPPAPQDTTAPSVPTAVRAQASELTVSLSWQASTDDVAVAGYEITRTGGALGTVVRNTGSAGFADGPLTANTTYTYALKAYDAAGNKSASSAPVAVTTGDAPPAPPGGTPLGGDPREDSIYFVMTARFNDGVPANNRGGSQHVRSGNAANNDPMFRGDFQGLVDKLDYIKGLGFSAVWITPVVLNRSDYDFHGYHGWDFHRVDPRLETPGATYQDLINKAHAKGLKIYQDVVYNHSSRWGAKGLFQAKVFGVRDNQWSWYYDQPVQGFEYDGLTIDPGTGKSYYNGDLWSTTEPAGNTCVDWGKPTRHSSPEGYRIYSCQWPSPTSGMFPAQLYHRCWIGNWEGEDSRSCWLHEDLADFDTENPVVQKYLIDAYNRFIDMGVDGFRVDTAVHIPRVTWNRRFLPAIQQHATAKFGEKGRDFYVFGEVAAFVNDKWNRGSVNHSAQFFTWEERREYSADDATAALEQYDHEQGMGTAGQPTSRNAFLDGNAYHAPDHSKASGMNIIDMRMHMNYNRSGGYQL comes from the coding sequence ATGCGAGCGAGATCGCGACGACTGACCGCCCTGGTCGCGGCCCTCGGCCTGGCCGGGGCGACCTGGGCCGCGCCGACCGGCGCCGCGGACGACCGGACGACGACACCGGGGCCGACGGCCTCGGCCGCCGAGGCGAACACCACCACGGTCTTCTACCGGCTGCCCGCGGGCTGGTCGGCGGCCAACGTGCACTACCAACCGCGCAACGGTCCGTGGACCGCCGTGCCCGGCGAGCGGATGGAACCGGCGGCGTGCGCGGGCTGGGCCCGCAGGACCGTGGCGCTGGGCGGGGCCACCGGCCTGGTCGCGGTGTTCAACAACGGCTCGGGCACGTGGGACAACAACACCGGGCGCAACTACAGCCTGGGCACCGGGAACGTCACCGTCGCCGCCGGAGTGACCGGCGTCGGCGACCCGTGCGGCGCTCCCGGGCCGGACCCGGACCCCGACCCGACGAACCACGCCGAGGTCTACTACTCGACCAAGGCGCGGAACTGGACCGGCGCCCGCATCCACTACCAGCCGGCCGGCGGCACGTGGACCGCCGTGCCGGGCGTGGTGATGGAGCAGGTCTGCCCCGACTGGGCCCGCGCCTCGATCGACCTCGGCGCCGCCACCGGGCTCAAGGCCGCGTTCAACAACGGCTCCGGCCAGTGGGACAACAACAACGGCGCCGACTACGCCCTGGGCGTCGGGCGCAGCACCGTCAAGGACGGTGTGGTCACGCCGAACGCGGCCGACCCCTGCGGACCCCCTGCCCCGCAGGACACGACCGCGCCGAGCGTGCCGACGGCGGTGCGGGCGCAGGCGTCCGAGCTGACCGTCTCGCTGAGCTGGCAGGCGTCCACCGACGACGTCGCGGTCGCCGGCTACGAGATCACCCGCACCGGAGGCGCGCTGGGCACGGTCGTGCGCAACACCGGGTCGGCGGGCTTCGCCGACGGGCCGCTGACCGCGAACACCACCTACACCTACGCGCTCAAGGCGTACGACGCGGCGGGCAACAAGTCCGCCTCCTCCGCGCCGGTCGCGGTCACCACGGGCGACGCCCCGCCCGCGCCGCCCGGCGGCACACCGCTGGGCGGCGACCCGCGCGAGGACTCGATCTACTTCGTGATGACCGCCCGCTTCAACGACGGCGTCCCGGCCAACAACCGGGGCGGCAGCCAGCACGTCCGCTCCGGCAACGCGGCCAACAACGACCCGATGTTCCGCGGCGACTTCCAGGGCCTGGTCGACAAGCTCGACTACATCAAGGGCCTCGGCTTCTCCGCGGTCTGGATCACCCCGGTCGTGCTCAACCGCTCGGACTACGACTTCCACGGCTACCACGGCTGGGACTTCCACCGGGTCGACCCGCGACTGGAGACGCCCGGCGCGACCTACCAGGACCTGATCAACAAGGCGCACGCCAAGGGCCTGAAGATCTACCAGGACGTGGTCTACAACCACAGCTCGCGCTGGGGCGCCAAGGGCCTGTTCCAGGCGAAGGTGTTCGGCGTCCGGGACAACCAGTGGAGCTGGTACTACGACCAGCCGGTGCAGGGCTTCGAGTACGACGGCCTGACCATCGACCCCGGCACCGGCAAGTCGTACTACAACGGCGACCTGTGGTCGACCACCGAGCCCGCCGGCAACACCTGCGTCGACTGGGGCAAGCCGACCCGGCACAGCAGCCCCGAGGGCTACCGGATCTACAGCTGCCAGTGGCCGAGCCCCACCTCCGGCATGTTCCCGGCGCAGCTCTACCACCGCTGCTGGATCGGCAACTGGGAGGGCGAGGACTCCCGGTCGTGCTGGTTGCACGAGGACCTGGCCGACTTCGACACCGAGAACCCGGTCGTGCAGAAGTACCTGATCGACGCCTACAACCGGTTCATCGACATGGGCGTGGACGGGTTCCGCGTGGACACCGCCGTGCACATCCCCAGGGTGACCTGGAACCGCCGGTTCCTGCCCGCCATCCAGCAGCACGCCACCGCGAAGTTCGGCGAGAAGGGCCGCGACTTCTACGTCTTCGGCGAAGTGGCCGCGTTCGTCAACGACAAGTGGAACCGCGGCTCGGTGAACCACTCGGCGCAGTTCTTCACCTGGGAGGAGCGGCGCGAGTACAGCGCCGACGACGCCACCGCCGCGCTGGAGCAGTACGACCACGAGCAGGGGATGGGCACCGCCGGGCAGCCGACGAGCCGCAACGCGTTCCTCGACGGCAACGCCTACCACGCGCCGGACCACTCGAAGGCGTCCGGCATGAACATCATCGACATGCGCATGCACATGAACTACAACCGGTCAGGCGGCTACCAGCTGTGA
- a CDS encoding LuxR C-terminal-related transcriptional regulator gives MTERAAGGGVVPRALSSFVGRKDLLAELRRRIGVAPLITLTGVGGGGKTRLALELASQVRRAYDDGVRVVELASARGGDPELLAQVVLSAVGVPDQATTTPLDTLVDYLRPRQVLLVLDNCEHLVEPVAQLVRAVLGAAPGVRVLATSRARLRVPGEVLVMVPPLDVPAEDAPMSLEHESVALLVDRAEASVPGWRVTPENWPDVVRVLRRVSGIPLAIEQAVVRMRSMPVSLLADRLDDVMRVLTANDTTAVEHHQTMAALIDWSHAHCTPAERLLWARLSVFEGGFSLPAAEAVCAGGELGPDQVADALAGLLDKSIALPSADRSRYHLLEPLRQHGAARLRAGGELEAVRLRHQDYFRREAARLAAAFAGNNEAALLAAVDADMANHRVVLADLIRDPGTAHAGLLMSVDLARTRWYTYAGRLPEERLWLGRALTATPEAIDPLRASAIALDAWIALCLGVERELVARRVDEADAMAREVGGPVPAVTFVRGAYAVLALGAVDGVELLRQAHEEFGALGPAFAVDHHLAHIMLTVSLVLLGSREQAEPAADEFFATCEQLGAQWGISWAHWCRGVVQTRWGDPERALGELIEGLRVQREIRDKWGPLWSIEALGWAHSRAGDGSAAARMLGLAHGLHRVTGVRVDGLVPFAWVTAQAVARAKAVLGDDEYARAYASPAESVEQALAVVLDEVPAPEADRRPGGLTPAEWNVAKLVGDGLSNPEVATRLVISPATVHTHLTRIYRKLDIANRHQLIMLLASMTD, from the coding sequence ATGACCGAGCGGGCAGCGGGAGGCGGTGTGGTGCCGCGGGCGCTGAGTTCGTTCGTCGGCCGCAAGGATCTGCTGGCCGAGCTGCGCCGGCGGATCGGGGTCGCGCCGCTGATCACGCTGACCGGCGTGGGCGGCGGCGGCAAGACCCGGCTGGCGCTGGAACTGGCGTCGCAGGTGCGCCGCGCCTACGACGACGGCGTGCGGGTGGTCGAGCTGGCGTCCGCGCGCGGCGGCGACCCGGAGTTGTTGGCGCAGGTGGTGCTGAGCGCGGTCGGCGTGCCCGACCAGGCGACCACGACGCCGTTGGACACCCTGGTCGACTACCTCAGGCCGCGGCAGGTGCTGCTGGTCCTGGACAACTGCGAGCACCTGGTCGAGCCGGTCGCGCAACTCGTGCGCGCGGTGCTCGGCGCGGCGCCCGGCGTCCGGGTGCTGGCCACCAGCCGGGCCCGGCTGCGGGTCCCCGGCGAGGTGCTGGTGATGGTGCCGCCGCTGGACGTGCCCGCCGAGGACGCGCCGATGAGCCTGGAGCACGAGTCGGTCGCGCTGCTGGTGGACCGGGCCGAGGCGAGCGTGCCGGGCTGGCGGGTGACGCCGGAGAACTGGCCGGACGTGGTGCGGGTGCTGCGCCGCGTCTCGGGCATCCCGCTGGCCATCGAGCAGGCCGTGGTGCGGATGCGGTCCATGCCGGTGTCGCTGCTGGCCGACCGGCTCGACGACGTGATGCGCGTGCTCACCGCCAACGACACCACCGCGGTCGAGCACCACCAGACCATGGCCGCGCTCATCGACTGGAGCCACGCCCACTGCACGCCCGCCGAACGCCTGCTGTGGGCGCGGTTGTCGGTGTTCGAGGGCGGGTTCAGCCTGCCCGCCGCCGAAGCCGTGTGCGCGGGCGGCGAACTCGGCCCCGACCAGGTCGCGGACGCGTTGGCCGGGCTGCTGGACAAGTCGATCGCGCTGCCGTCCGCCGACCGCAGCCGCTACCACCTGCTGGAGCCGCTGCGGCAGCACGGCGCGGCCCGGCTGCGGGCCGGCGGCGAGCTGGAGGCCGTGCGGCTGCGGCACCAGGACTACTTCCGGCGCGAGGCGGCGCGGCTGGCCGCGGCGTTCGCCGGGAACAACGAGGCCGCGCTGCTGGCCGCCGTCGACGCGGACATGGCCAACCACCGGGTGGTGCTGGCCGACCTGATCCGCGACCCGGGCACCGCGCACGCCGGGCTGCTGATGAGCGTCGACCTGGCCCGCACCCGCTGGTACACCTACGCCGGTCGATTACCCGAGGAACGGCTGTGGCTGGGTCGCGCGCTGACCGCCACGCCGGAGGCGATCGACCCGCTGCGCGCCAGCGCCATCGCCCTCGACGCGTGGATCGCGCTGTGCCTGGGCGTGGAGCGGGAACTGGTCGCGCGGCGGGTGGACGAGGCCGACGCCATGGCCCGCGAGGTCGGCGGGCCGGTGCCCGCGGTGACGTTCGTGCGCGGCGCGTACGCCGTGCTGGCGCTGGGCGCGGTCGACGGCGTGGAGCTGCTGCGGCAGGCGCACGAGGAGTTCGGCGCGCTGGGCCCCGCGTTCGCGGTGGACCACCACCTCGCGCACATCATGCTCACCGTGTCGCTGGTCCTGCTCGGCTCGCGCGAGCAGGCCGAACCGGCGGCGGACGAGTTCTTCGCGACGTGCGAGCAGCTCGGCGCGCAGTGGGGCATCAGCTGGGCGCACTGGTGCCGCGGCGTCGTGCAGACCCGGTGGGGCGACCCGGAACGCGCGCTGGGCGAGCTGATCGAGGGCCTGCGGGTGCAGCGGGAGATCCGCGACAAGTGGGGACCACTGTGGTCGATCGAGGCCCTGGGGTGGGCGCACTCGCGCGCCGGCGACGGCTCGGCCGCCGCCCGGATGCTGGGGCTGGCGCACGGGCTGCACCGGGTGACCGGTGTGCGGGTGGACGGCCTGGTGCCGTTCGCGTGGGTCACCGCGCAGGCCGTGGCGCGGGCCAAGGCGGTGCTCGGCGACGACGAGTACGCGCGGGCCTACGCGAGCCCGGCGGAGTCGGTGGAGCAGGCGCTGGCCGTGGTGCTGGACGAGGTGCCCGCGCCGGAGGCCGACCGCCGACCGGGCGGCCTGACCCCGGCGGAGTGGAACGTGGCCAAGCTCGTCGGCGACGGCCTGTCCAACCCGGAGGTCGCCACCAGGCTGGTGATCTCGCCCGCGACCGTGCACACCCACCTGACCCGGATCTACCGCAAGCTCGACATCGCCAACCGCCACCAGCTGATCATGCTGCTGGCGAGCATGACCGACTGA
- a CDS encoding cytochrome P450 has protein sequence MQLTAGFAPDRQALVGGPLRGWQHHAHEDALARLGPVHPAELPNGLEVLVTTMGLEATRNLLSDTRLSKDAAGLRGAMQDQLAAKGRPTDLSGIIGPSMLNTDPPHHRKLRALVSQAFTPRRINALRPAVEKTAHELVAALPDDADLIAGLAFPLPLAVICDLLGVPVEDREQLHHWTAAMMTERPELVGPASGAMVEYVVGLIERKRERPDDALLSGLVQAQVDGERLTPEELVTTAILLVVAGHETTTGLIGNAAAALLSTPGAWEPLNPDTVSAAVEEVARWDPPVRVTPHYRAVEEVELPGGVIPAGALVMIGLGTAGRDPLVHGPTADRFDPARVSSVGNAALGHATFGHGVHYCLGHHLARIEARAALTALRDRAPHARLAVDAEELERGDKVVPNTFAAVHAVLTP, from the coding sequence GTGCAGCTGACCGCGGGATTCGCCCCGGACCGCCAGGCCCTCGTCGGCGGTCCGCTGCGCGGCTGGCAGCACCACGCCCACGAGGACGCGCTGGCCCGCCTCGGCCCCGTGCACCCCGCCGAGCTGCCCAACGGCCTGGAGGTGCTGGTCACCACCATGGGCCTGGAGGCGACCCGCAACCTGCTCAGCGACACCCGGCTGTCCAAGGACGCCGCCGGGCTGCGCGGCGCGATGCAGGACCAGCTGGCGGCCAAGGGCAGGCCCACCGACCTGTCCGGGATCATCGGCCCGTCGATGCTCAACACCGACCCGCCGCACCACCGCAAGCTGCGCGCGCTGGTGTCGCAGGCGTTCACCCCGCGCCGCATCAACGCCCTGCGCCCCGCGGTCGAGAAGACCGCCCACGAGCTGGTCGCGGCCCTGCCCGACGACGCCGACCTGATCGCCGGCCTGGCGTTCCCGCTGCCGCTGGCGGTGATCTGCGACCTGCTCGGCGTGCCCGTCGAGGACCGCGAGCAGCTGCACCACTGGACCGCGGCGATGATGACCGAGCGGCCCGAGCTGGTCGGCCCCGCCTCCGGCGCCATGGTCGAGTACGTGGTCGGGCTGATCGAGCGCAAGCGGGAGCGGCCGGACGACGCGCTGCTCAGCGGCCTGGTGCAGGCGCAGGTCGACGGCGAGCGGCTGACGCCCGAGGAGCTGGTGACGACGGCGATCCTGCTCGTCGTCGCCGGGCACGAGACGACCACCGGCCTGATCGGCAACGCCGCCGCCGCCCTGCTCTCCACGCCCGGCGCGTGGGAGCCGCTGAACCCCGACACGGTGTCCGCCGCCGTCGAGGAGGTGGCCCGCTGGGACCCGCCGGTGCGCGTCACCCCGCACTACCGCGCCGTCGAGGAGGTCGAGCTGCCCGGCGGCGTCATCCCGGCGGGCGCGCTGGTGATGATCGGCCTCGGCACGGCGGGCCGCGACCCGCTGGTGCACGGCCCGACGGCGGACCGGTTCGACCCGGCCCGCGTGTCGTCGGTCGGCAACGCGGCGCTGGGGCACGCGACGTTCGGGCACGGCGTGCACTACTGCCTCGGCCACCACCTGGCGCGGATCGAGGCGCGGGCCGCGCTGACCGCCCTGCGCGACCGCGCGCCGCACGCCCGGCTGGCGGTGGACGCCGAGGAGCTGGAGCGCGGCGACAAGGTCGTGCCCAACACGTTCGCCGCCGTGCACGCGGTGCTGACGCCGTGA
- a CDS encoding MarR family winged helix-turn-helix transcriptional regulator: MGEPRWLDEREARVWQAYLAVDRELHSALERQLVRDSGLSNADYALLAPLSEAEGGVVRSRELGALVGWERSRLSHQVGRMEKRGLVAREECPEDARGSMVRLTPAGRAAIEAAAPAHVATVRRYVFDDLSPEEAAVLDRVFHRVLDRIAADG; this comes from the coding sequence ATGGGCGAACCCCGGTGGCTGGACGAGCGGGAGGCGCGGGTGTGGCAGGCGTACCTCGCCGTCGACCGCGAGCTGCACAGCGCGTTGGAGCGGCAGCTGGTGCGCGACTCGGGGCTGTCCAACGCCGACTACGCGCTGCTGGCGCCGCTGTCGGAGGCGGAGGGCGGGGTGGTGCGGTCGCGCGAGCTGGGCGCGCTGGTCGGCTGGGAGCGCAGCAGGCTGTCGCACCAGGTCGGGCGGATGGAGAAGCGCGGGCTGGTCGCGCGCGAGGAGTGCCCGGAGGACGCGCGCGGCTCGATGGTGCGGCTGACGCCCGCCGGCCGGGCCGCGATCGAGGCCGCCGCGCCCGCGCACGTGGCGACCGTGCGGCGGTACGTGTTCGACGACCTGTCGCCCGAGGAAGCCGCCGTGCTGGACCGCGTGTTCCACCGCGTGCTGGACCGCATCGCCGCCGACGGCTGA
- a CDS encoding LLM class flavin-dependent oxidoreductase — MQLGVYSFGDRHRDPLTGEQVSVADKLAQTLERIKLADELGLGFYGLGEHHLPDYSISNPGTVLAAAASVTSRITLSSAVTVLSTEDPVRVYQQFTTLDQLSRGRAELLAGRGSFTESFPLFGSDLEDYDELFEEKLALLLRLDREDPITWSGRFRAPLEDAHVYPRPYGERLRISVGTGGNPESSIRAGLLGLPVVYAVIGGEPERFAPLVDLYRRAGEAGEQDPGRLNVTMSAIGLIARRSQDAKDAFHPYWLETMKYGARARGWPVPSRAEYDEWARGARSIFAGSPAEVAERLISVGRLVNADRYALQMDWSGVPHRLVMEAIELLGAEVMPLVHKELGTPLAAG; from the coding sequence ATGCAGCTGGGCGTCTACAGCTTCGGCGACCGCCACCGCGACCCGCTGACGGGCGAGCAGGTCTCCGTCGCCGACAAGCTCGCGCAGACGCTGGAGCGGATCAAGCTGGCCGACGAGCTGGGGCTGGGGTTCTACGGCCTGGGCGAGCACCACCTGCCCGACTACTCGATCTCCAACCCCGGCACGGTCCTGGCCGCCGCCGCGAGCGTCACCTCGCGCATCACGCTCAGCAGCGCGGTCACCGTGCTCAGCACCGAGGACCCGGTCCGCGTCTACCAGCAGTTCACCACGTTGGACCAGCTCAGCCGCGGTCGGGCCGAGCTGCTGGCCGGGCGCGGCTCGTTCACCGAGTCGTTCCCGCTGTTCGGGTCCGACCTGGAGGACTACGACGAGCTGTTCGAGGAGAAGCTGGCGCTGCTGCTGCGGCTGGACCGGGAGGACCCGATCACGTGGTCCGGCCGGTTCCGCGCGCCGCTGGAGGACGCGCACGTGTACCCGCGCCCCTACGGCGAGCGGCTGCGGATCTCGGTCGGCACGGGCGGCAACCCGGAGTCCTCGATCCGCGCCGGGCTGCTCGGCCTGCCGGTGGTGTACGCGGTCATCGGCGGCGAGCCGGAGCGCTTCGCGCCGCTGGTCGACCTGTACCGGCGGGCGGGCGAGGCGGGCGAGCAGGACCCGGGTCGGCTCAACGTGACGATGAGCGCGATCGGGCTGATCGCCCGCCGGTCGCAGGACGCCAAGGACGCGTTCCACCCGTACTGGCTGGAGACGATGAAGTACGGCGCACGGGCGCGCGGCTGGCCCGTGCCGTCCCGCGCGGAGTACGACGAGTGGGCCCGCGGCGCGCGGTCGATCTTCGCGGGCAGCCCGGCCGAGGTCGCCGAACGGCTCATCTCGGTGGGCCGGCTGGTGAACGCCGACCGGTACGCCCTGCAGATGGACTGGTCCGGCGTGCCGCACCGGCTGGTGATGGAGGCGATCGAACTGCTCGGCGCCGAGGTGATGCCGCTGGTGCACAAGGAACTCGGCACGCCGCTCGCGGCCGGCTGA